The sequence aatacaaaacatcacaataTTGTCTAATTGAATACTAAAAAcattgacagaccgccttaaaaattgaattgaatttttttttctgaatgagacacccaaaatgtacatgaatataaagaatgtgggatttacaagattaactatgaaggataaaacactgaatattgacaacatttaaaatgtttaacCATAATACTGGAAGTTAGGCAATTATTTTGCTTCGAGGGGctaaatttagaggaaaaaaatgtgtctaggggcctctatatctatttttaggaacactaatacaaaacctcacaatactgtctaattgaatgctaaaaacatcgacagaccgccttaaaaattaaattttttttttttttactgaatgagacacccagaatgtacatgaaaataaagaatgtgggatttacaatattaagtatgaaggataaaacactgaatattgacaacatataaaatgttgtgtAACCATACTAGAAGTCGGGCAATTATTTTGCTTCGGGGGGCTAAATTTAGAGAAAGAAAAAATGTCTacgggctggtatatctatttttaggaacactaatacaaaacctcacaataatgtcagattgaatgctaaaaatattgacagaccaccttaaaaatggaataatttttttttttctgaatgagacacccaaaatgtacatgaaaataaagaatgtgggatttacaatattaagtatgaaggataaaacactgaatttggACAACATATAAAATGTGTAACCATACTGGAAGTCAGGCAATTATTTTGCTTCGGGGGgctaaatttagagaaaaaaatgtgtctaggggccGGTATATACATTTTTAGGAACACCAATAAAAAACCTTACAGTATTGTCTAATTGAATACTAAAAAcattgacagaccgccttaaaaatggaattaaatggtttttttactgaatgagacacccagaatgtacatgaaaataaagaatgtgggatttacaagattaactatgaaggataaaacactgaatattgacaacatattaaaTGTTGTGTAACCATACTGGAAGTCAGGCAATTATTTTGCTTCGGAGGgctaaatttagagaaaaaaatgtgtctaggagccggtatatacatttttaggaacactaatacaaaacctcacaatattgtctaattgaatgctaaaaacattgacagaccgccttaaaaattgtatttaattttttttactgaataagacacccaaaatgtacatgaaaataaagaatgtgggatttacaagattaattatgaaggataaaacactgaatattgacaacatataaaatgttgtgtAACCATACTGGAAGTCAGGCAATTATTTTGCTTCGGGGGgctaaatttagagaaaaaaaatgtgtctaggggccggtatatctatttttaggaacactaatacaaaccctTAAAGTATTGTCTAATTGAATACTAAAAACattgacagaccaccttaaaaatttattttttattttttttactgaatgagacacccagaatgtacatgaatataaagaatgtgggatttacaatattaagtatgaaggataaaacactgaatattgacaacatataaaatgttgtgtAACCATACTGGAAGTCAGGCAGTCATTTTGCTTCGGGGGGctgaatttagagaaaaaaaatgtgtctaggggccagtatatctatctttaggaacactaatataaaacctcaaaatattgtctaattgaatactaaaaacattaaaagaccgccttaaaaatggaattaaatgtttttttttttactgaatgagacacccaaaatgtacatgaatataaagaatgtgggatttacaatattaagtatgaacgataaaacactaaatattgacaacatattgaTGTCACACCCCTTCTCCATTGACATATTTTAGAATcaaacaaaaaatgcaacaaacacagccaaATATGaccgcaaagggtaaaaaaaacaacccccacctacaatctgatacatcgctaagctttagaactttgttgtaaaaatctccttccgcgtctgtccctgacacccacatttcaggctctggaaacagtctgtggaaacgctccccacccacactgcttggtgcctcgtctgacctgctgtgatttagatgaccatagtaactaattagatgaccatagtgactaattagatgaccatagtgactaattagatgaccatagtaactaattagatgaccatagtaactaattagatgaccatagtaactaattaaatgactatAGTAAGTAACTAGATGACAATATTAACTatctagatgaccatagtaactaactagatgaccatagtgactaattagatgaccatagtgactaattagatgaccatattaactaattagatgaccatagtaactaactagatgaccatagtaactaattagatgaccacagtaactaactagatgaccatagtgactaattagatgaccatagtaactaattagatgaccatagtgactaattagatgaccatagtgactaattagatgaccatagtgactaattagatgaccatagtaactaactagatgaccatagtgactaactagatgaccatagtgactaactagatgaccatagtgactaattagatgaccatagtgactaattagatgaccatagtgactaattagatgaccatagtaactaactagatgaccatagtaactaactagatgaccatagtaactaattagatgaccatagtaactaactagatgaccatagtaactaattagatgaccatagtaactaattagatgaccatagtaacaagtaTATCATGTAAaaatgcagattccaaccattgaaatacttagtatagttgaagacttccagccattagaaaacatgagtgcacatcataatggcagctacagttttatcctaaagatctaaaaaaatatttgggaatgtccggcgggccagattgaaaagtttaacgggcctTAATGGGCCCAGGTCTGAGTTATAAGAACAAACTTTGTACTGATTTCCTCCTCTTTTCACAGGAGTGTATGATAGCCACAGCGCAGAGGTTCACGGACAAGGTGCATCCAATTTCGGACTGGAGGACAGCTACAGACCCCCGGTGCACTCAAACGTAGAAGACCCGCACAGGGCGGGTGTGTCAGGCAGACTGAGCGGCCATTTGTCCTGCATCTATGACAAAAACGCCAGTCGGGTGAAGCTGGAACAGATGCAGTGCCACGAACTGAGCGTCGACGTCCCCGCCAGCAATGTCCTCCTGTACCCCAAGTCCCAGCAACAGCGTAAAGTCCAAACGGGGAACCCTGCTCCCAAGGCTCTGGTGGAATATGACAACTTTCCACCCAACAAGACCATCGGACCCGAGATGAAAGTAGTGATCCCGCCCATCCCCACGCAGAACACCTTCAGCAGGTCGTCGCCCAAAGGCGCCGGGGGCCAAATGCAGTACCCTCAAGTGACCGCAGCAGGGGACGCTTTTAGAAACTTCTCCCCGATCCCTGGAGGGGAGACGCCGGAATTTTCCGATTCGGACTCTGATTGGGAGAATGAGGCCATGGCTGGGTTTGGTGGTTTTATGTAGTGTTCGCAGGAGATGatatacacttt comes from Nerophis ophidion isolate RoL-2023_Sa linkage group LG24, RoL_Noph_v1.0, whole genome shotgun sequence and encodes:
- the mixl1 gene encoding homeobox protein MIXL1, whose amino-acid sequence is MSAVHGNAPVGDLNHFQMFHDGSFQMSNMVNPDFRATDVTNYLASAASMPRVDKCVAILTHRRKRTNFTQQQIEVLEKVYSDTKYPDIYLRERLEALTGLPESRIQVWFQNRRAKSRRQVGSSAAAKAPNPAVCFSQFQNMMAAEKGVYDSHSAEVHGQGASNFGLEDSYRPPVHSNVEDPHRAGVSGRLSGHLSCIYDKNASRVKLEQMQCHELSVDVPASNVLLYPKSQQQRKVQTGNPAPKALVEYDNFPPNKTIGPEMKVVIPPIPTQNTFSRSSPKGAGGQMQYPQVTAAGDAFRNFSPIPGGETPEFSDSDSDWENEAMAGFGGFM